The Pricia mediterranea genome includes a window with the following:
- a CDS encoding STAS/SEC14 domain-containing protein: MKLERPKKTIIIREYELEIGKIQVYDDYMVSVFEEDATLTLERAYQIIGISEIHFRNKNFGFISLRKNSYAVDPTIYGYFRQMTNLKAFAIVSIKEIDMHNFNIEKLFYNKPMKFFIEYDNALAWVRRRVKAK; the protein is encoded by the coding sequence ATGAAATTGGAGCGGCCCAAGAAAACGATTATCATCAGGGAATATGAGCTAGAAATCGGAAAGATACAGGTGTACGATGATTATATGGTATCAGTATTTGAAGAAGACGCAACCCTGACCCTGGAAAGGGCCTATCAGATCATCGGTATCTCCGAGATTCATTTTCGGAACAAGAACTTCGGGTTCATCAGTCTCAGAAAGAACTCATACGCCGTTGACCCCACCATTTACGGCTATTTCCGCCAGATGACGAATTTAAAAGCTTTCGCTATCGTTTCCATCAAGGAAATCGACATGCACAACTTCAACATCGAAAAACTCTTCTATAATAAACCGATGAAGTTCTTCATCGAGTACGATAACGCCCTGGCCTGGGTCCGGAGGCGGGTCAAAGCGAAATAA
- a CDS encoding nitrilase family protein — MHLAVAQFQPKDGDKAYNISVIRKLAQEAKSKGADVISFHEMSVTAYTFAKDLSLGQISEIAETVPDGESTRELIEISKELDIPILAGLIEKSEGKIYNTYICVTGEGVVGKHRKLHPFISEYMSPGNEYCVFDLLGWKCGILICYDNNVIENVRATSLLGAELIFAPHVTGCTPSAMPHRDYVPDKFWQNRENDPVSLRMEFDGPKGRRWLMRWLPARAYDNGVYYAFTNPIGYDGEHLKNGNSMIIDPYGEVLSEIKSFDDAITVAKISKEKIQLSGGWRYKNARRPELYRDIIGGEHKSDTTPVWMKA, encoded by the coding sequence ATGCACCTAGCAGTAGCACAATTTCAGCCCAAAGACGGGGATAAAGCCTATAACATATCGGTAATTCGCAAGCTGGCCCAAGAAGCTAAATCAAAGGGCGCGGACGTTATCAGTTTTCACGAAATGTCGGTTACCGCCTACACCTTCGCTAAAGACTTAAGCTTGGGGCAGATTTCGGAAATAGCGGAGACGGTGCCGGATGGGGAAAGTACGCGGGAATTGATTGAAATCTCAAAGGAACTGGATATTCCGATCTTGGCGGGCCTGATCGAAAAGTCGGAGGGTAAAATATACAATACCTATATCTGCGTAACGGGAGAGGGGGTAGTGGGAAAACATCGCAAACTGCATCCTTTTATCAGCGAATACATGTCCCCCGGGAACGAATATTGTGTTTTCGACCTACTGGGTTGGAAGTGCGGTATCCTAATCTGTTACGACAACAACGTCATCGAGAATGTACGCGCGACAAGCCTTCTCGGTGCAGAGTTGATTTTCGCGCCCCACGTTACCGGCTGTACCCCGTCTGCCATGCCGCACCGGGACTATGTGCCGGACAAATTCTGGCAGAACCGTGAAAACGATCCCGTTTCCCTGCGCATGGAATTCGACGGACCAAAAGGAAGGCGCTGGTTGATGCGCTGGCTGCCGGCCCGTGCCTATGACAACGGCGTGTATTACGCGTTCACCAATCCGATCGGGTATGATGGAGAGCATTTAAAAAATGGCAACTCGATGATTATCGACCCGTACGGAGAGGTGCTTTCCGAAATAAAATCGTTCGACGATGCTATTACCGTCGCCAAAATCAGCAAAGAGAAAATTCAGCTTTCCGGGGGCTGGAGATATAAAAATGCGAGAAGGCCCGAACTGTATAGAGACATTATCGGGGGCGAGCATAAATCGGATACCACTCCCGTATGGATGAAAGCATAG
- a CDS encoding ATP-dependent Clp protease ATP-binding subunit has translation MDDNFSPRVKDVIAYSKEEALRLGHDFIGTEHLMLGLLRDGNGKAISILDALEVDLDHLRRKVEILSPSNPNPNTIQKDKKNLHLTRQAERALKTTFLEAKLFQSSSINTAHLLLCILRNENDPTTKLLHKLKVDYDGVKEQFKFMITSDDNIIDSPTAESFPSESDDSGSKDGGFGSTAGQKGNKKSKTPVLDNFGRDLTRMAEENRLDPVVGREKEIERVSQILSRRKKNNPLLIGEPGVGKSAIAEGLALRIINKKVSRILYNKRVVTLDLASLVAGTKYRGQFEERMKAVMNELEKNDDVILFIDEIHTIVGAGGATGSLDASNMFKPALARGEIQCIGATTLDEYRQYIEKDGALERRFQKVIVEPTTVEETIEILQNIKGKYEDHHNVSYTEEAIVACVKLTNRYMTDRFLPDKAIDALDEAGSRVHIVNMDVPKQILELEKKLEDVRELKNSVVKKQKYEEAAKLRDDEKRLEKDLASAQEQWEEESKQHKETVDEENVADVVSMMSGIPVNRIAQTESNKLAELPSLIKANVIGQDEAVAKVAKAIQRNRAGLKDPNKPIGSFIFLGQTGVGKTQLAKILAKELFDSEDALIRIDMSEYMEKFAISRLVGAPPGYVGYEEGGQLTEKVRRKPYSVILLDEVEKAHPDVFNMLLQVLDDGYLTDSLGRKIDFRNSIIIMTSNIGARKLKDFGQGVGFGTAAMKAQEDSHQKTVIEGALKKAFAPEFLNRIDDVVVFNSLEREHIHKIIDIELHKLFARIKDIGYDLQLSEKAKDYIADKGFDKQYGARPLKRAIQKYIEDALAEEIVNSKLQEGDTITMDLDDKEEELTIHIEKAEESSKTE, from the coding sequence ATGGATGATAATTTCTCACCAAGGGTAAAGGATGTAATTGCGTACAGCAAAGAGGAGGCACTGCGTCTCGGGCACGATTTTATCGGCACCGAGCATTTGATGCTGGGCCTCTTGCGGGACGGCAATGGAAAGGCGATCAGTATTTTGGATGCCCTCGAGGTTGATCTTGACCATTTGAGACGAAAGGTAGAGATCCTGAGTCCCTCAAATCCCAATCCCAATACGATTCAAAAAGACAAAAAGAACCTTCACTTGACAAGGCAGGCCGAGCGGGCACTGAAGACCACCTTTTTAGAGGCCAAACTTTTTCAGAGCTCCTCTATAAACACGGCACATCTGCTGCTCTGTATCCTGCGCAACGAGAACGATCCCACGACCAAGTTGCTGCATAAGCTGAAAGTGGATTATGACGGTGTCAAGGAACAATTCAAATTTATGATAACGAGCGACGACAATATAATCGATTCCCCGACTGCGGAGTCCTTTCCCAGCGAGAGCGACGATAGCGGCAGCAAGGATGGCGGCTTCGGTTCGACCGCGGGACAAAAAGGAAACAAGAAATCAAAGACCCCCGTTCTCGACAACTTCGGACGCGACCTCACCAGAATGGCCGAGGAAAATCGCCTGGATCCGGTCGTTGGACGCGAAAAGGAGATTGAACGCGTCTCCCAGATTTTAAGCCGAAGAAAAAAGAACAATCCGCTTCTGATAGGCGAACCCGGCGTGGGCAAAAGTGCCATTGCCGAGGGACTTGCCCTGCGGATTATCAACAAAAAGGTATCCCGCATCCTTTATAATAAAAGGGTCGTCACCTTGGATCTCGCATCCTTGGTCGCCGGCACCAAATACCGGGGCCAGTTCGAAGAGCGGATGAAAGCCGTGATGAACGAGCTGGAAAAGAACGACGACGTCATCCTCTTTATCGACGAGATACATACCATCGTCGGTGCGGGCGGGGCTACGGGAAGCCTTGATGCCTCCAACATGTTCAAGCCGGCACTGGCCCGGGGCGAAATCCAATGTATCGGGGCAACTACGTTGGACGAGTACCGACAGTATATCGAAAAGGACGGGGCCCTCGAGCGACGTTTCCAAAAGGTCATCGTCGAGCCCACTACGGTCGAGGAAACCATCGAGATCCTGCAAAATATCAAGGGAAAATATGAAGACCACCATAATGTGAGCTATACCGAGGAGGCCATCGTCGCCTGCGTCAAATTGACAAACCGGTATATGACGGACCGTTTTCTGCCCGACAAGGCCATTGATGCCCTTGATGAGGCCGGGTCCCGGGTACATATCGTCAATATGGATGTGCCCAAACAGATCTTGGAACTGGAGAAAAAACTCGAGGATGTCCGGGAACTGAAAAATTCCGTGGTCAAGAAGCAGAAATACGAAGAGGCGGCGAAACTGCGGGACGACGAAAAACGGCTCGAAAAAGACTTGGCATCCGCTCAAGAACAATGGGAAGAAGAGAGCAAACAGCATAAGGAAACCGTTGATGAAGAAAACGTCGCCGACGTGGTCTCGATGATGAGCGGTATTCCGGTGAACCGAATCGCACAGACGGAGAGCAATAAACTGGCCGAGCTGCCCAGCCTGATCAAGGCCAACGTTATCGGACAGGACGAGGCGGTCGCCAAAGTGGCCAAGGCCATTCAAAGAAACCGAGCGGGACTCAAAGACCCCAACAAACCCATTGGATCTTTTATTTTCCTGGGACAGACCGGAGTCGGTAAGACCCAGTTGGCCAAGATACTGGCGAAGGAACTTTTCGATTCCGAAGATGCCCTGATCCGCATCGATATGAGCGAGTACATGGAAAAATTCGCCATCTCGCGCTTGGTCGGAGCACCTCCGGGATACGTGGGCTATGAAGAAGGTGGCCAACTGACCGAAAAGGTCCGTCGTAAGCCGTATTCCGTCATCCTGTTGGACGAGGTCGAGAAGGCGCATCCCGATGTATTCAACATGCTTTTACAGGTACTTGACGATGGATATCTGACCGACAGCCTGGGAAGAAAAATCGATTTCCGAAACTCGATCATTATTATGACCTCGAACATCGGGGCCCGTAAGCTGAAGGATTTCGGACAAGGTGTCGGCTTCGGTACCGCTGCGATGAAGGCCCAAGAAGACAGCCATCAGAAAACCGTAATCGAGGGTGCGCTTAAAAAAGCCTTTGCTCCCGAGTTCTTGAACCGTATCGATGACGTGGTAGTGTTCAATTCCCTTGAACGGGAACACATCCACAAAATTATCGACATCGAGCTGCACAAATTGTTCGCCAGGATCAAGGACATAGGCTACGACCTACAGCTTTCAGAGAAGGCGAAGGATTATATTGCCGATAAGGGCTTCGACAAGCAGTACGGGGCGCGGCCGCTCAAGAGGGCCATCCAGAAATATATCGAGGATGCCCTGGCCGAGGAAATCGTGAACTCCAAACTGCAGGAAGGCGATACCATTACGATGGACCTCGATGATAAAGAAGAGGAACTGACCATCCACATCGAAAAGGCCGAGGAATCTTCTAAAACGGAGTAA